A region of Paenibacillus sp. 37 DNA encodes the following proteins:
- a CDS encoding class I SAM-dependent DNA methyltransferase, protein MSYRKFAYVYDELMEDMPYPDWIRFARTAWEKHGMPKSVAELGCGTGSITIPLVNSGFEVTGIDLSADMLSVARSKMEATPQGHRLYREGSVRWVQQDMREWRVPEPVDSVISFCDCVNYLLEQEDVIRTFQRTYEMLKPDGTFLFDVHHPNTLIRYDEEQPFVLDERSVSYIWTCDLDQDRCEIEHHLSIFSRVDDGSKDMYQRFEEVHVQRAYNPDWMKLELSKAGFRDVKVYADFEWKEAKDSAQRLFYVAVK, encoded by the coding sequence ATGTCTTACCGGAAATTTGCCTATGTGTATGATGAATTAATGGAAGATATGCCTTATCCGGACTGGATAAGGTTTGCAAGAACAGCATGGGAAAAGCATGGAATGCCCAAAAGTGTCGCTGAACTTGGCTGTGGAACGGGCTCCATTACGATCCCGCTCGTGAACTCCGGTTTCGAAGTTACAGGCATTGATCTCTCAGCAGATATGCTGTCGGTTGCACGCAGCAAGATGGAGGCTACGCCTCAAGGTCATCGTTTGTATCGGGAAGGCAGTGTCCGGTGGGTGCAGCAGGATATGCGGGAATGGCGAGTTCCGGAACCTGTGGATTCGGTGATATCTTTCTGTGATTGTGTCAATTATTTGCTTGAACAAGAAGATGTCATTCGTACATTCCAGCGCACATATGAGATGCTGAAGCCTGATGGAACGTTCCTGTTTGATGTCCATCATCCCAATACCCTTATTCGTTATGATGAGGAGCAGCCTTTTGTACTGGATGAGCGCTCCGTGTCGTATATTTGGACTTGTGATCTGGATCAGGATCGCTGTGAGATCGAACATCATCTCAGTATTTTTTCGCGTGTGGATGATGGTAGCAAGGATATGTATCAACGGTTTGAAGAAGTTCATGTCCAGCGTGCATATAATCCGGACTGGATGAAGCTGGAGTTATCCAAGGCAGGTTTTAGAGACGTGAAGGTATATGCGGATTTTGAATGGAAAGAGGCCAAAGACAGCGCTCAGCGCTTGTTCTACGTTGCTGTGAAGTAA
- the comER gene encoding late competence protein ComER yields MKVGFIGTGSMGSLLIYALIQSGALEPRQIAASNRTPSKVRQLSLRYPGLHESQSNRETVIRSNIIFLCVKPLEFKHVIDDILPVVNPNHIIVSITSPVQLRHLESSLPCKVSKVIPSVTHQVGSGASLCIHGERMTSEDRAVLESLLSHIGRPYQVDEACTRITSDFSSCGPAFISFFLEQWIESAVKLTGIKRADACALAGEMLLGTGKLLTEGGYTPQELQARVAVPGGITAQALALLKVSLDGVFDSLIHTTHDKYDEDLLKLDELFRAGEINRQQY; encoded by the coding sequence ATGAAGGTTGGATTTATCGGAACCGGCAGCATGGGCAGCCTGTTAATCTATGCCCTGATCCAATCGGGTGCACTTGAGCCCCGGCAGATCGCCGCCAGCAATCGAACCCCGTCCAAAGTACGTCAGTTATCCCTCCGTTACCCCGGTCTGCATGAATCCCAGAGCAATCGGGAAACGGTGATCCGAAGCAACATCATCTTCCTGTGCGTGAAGCCGCTTGAATTCAAACATGTTATTGACGACATCCTGCCTGTCGTGAATCCCAATCATATAATTGTCTCGATCACCAGTCCCGTGCAGCTGCGACATCTGGAATCTTCACTTCCTTGCAAAGTCTCCAAGGTAATTCCCAGTGTCACACACCAAGTCGGCAGTGGAGCATCACTCTGCATACACGGCGAACGAATGACCAGTGAAGACCGCGCTGTGTTAGAAAGTCTGCTTAGTCATATAGGCAGGCCGTACCAGGTGGATGAAGCCTGTACACGAATTACATCCGACTTCTCCAGCTGCGGACCTGCATTCATATCGTTCTTTTTGGAACAGTGGATCGAAAGTGCCGTGAAGCTGACAGGCATCAAAAGGGCAGATGCCTGCGCTCTGGCTGGCGAAATGCTCCTGGGAACAGGCAAGCTGCTCACCGAAGGAGGATACACCCCGCAAGAGCTTCAGGCTCGTGTCGCTGTACCTGGCGGTATTACCGCTCAGGCACTTGCACTGCTGAAGGTAAGTCTCGACGGTGTTTTCGACAGCCTGATCCACACGACACATGACAAATATGATGAAGATTTGTTAAAGCTGGATGAACTATTCCGAGCCGGTGAGATTAACCGGCAACAATATTAA
- a CDS encoding deoxycytidylate deaminase: MSTEVRKDWDTYFMDIAYMVSTRSRCSRRHVGAVLVQGKKLLGTAYNGAPTGVPDCSEAGCMISEEYELVVTDGQEGMVKKQRCIRTIHAEQNLLLFTDRIDREGSSVYVTDEPCWTCANMLANSGITEIVFHRSYPKDTGKVTNMMEQKGITFRRLENYQPPRETMMTVSN; the protein is encoded by the coding sequence ATGAGTACAGAGGTACGCAAGGACTGGGATACGTATTTTATGGACATCGCGTATATGGTTTCCACCCGTTCCCGCTGTTCGCGTCGTCATGTGGGTGCCGTTCTTGTTCAGGGAAAGAAACTGCTGGGAACAGCCTATAATGGTGCACCCACCGGCGTCCCGGATTGTTCTGAAGCAGGTTGCATGATATCGGAAGAGTATGAATTGGTCGTGACCGATGGGCAAGAAGGAATGGTGAAAAAACAACGATGCATTCGCACAATTCATGCGGAGCAAAACTTGCTTTTATTCACAGATCGAATCGACCGCGAAGGCTCGTCTGTGTATGTGACCGACGAACCGTGCTGGACATGTGCCAATATGCTGGCGAATAGCGGGATTACAGAAATCGTGTTTCATCGTTCTTATCCTAAAGATACCGGCAAGGTTACAAATATGATGGAACAGAAGGGAATAACGTTCCGCAGGCTGGAGAATTACCAGCCTCCGCGGGAAACGATGATGACCGTGAGCAATTAA
- a CDS encoding ComEA family DNA-binding protein, with the protein MKNAQLVSSGKYNGSEAPPVFEMNDFEFRERCGRMRWNKGMTIAAAVVGSILILWSGKSEQPPSGWEPLQLGTEKPTIEQELPAVLSANSVQGNTGASSSGTEASGLQTGNDAKADESKELASVGVEGDSVAQTTSQTNDNPPDTSNSIEPVTQGTNSDPSVTSETASSSNPPVVREEAGDNGKIDVNTAPVSKLIELPGIGEKKAQAIVDYRNTHGPFAKVSDLTKVKGIGMKMLEKMAPYVQIR; encoded by the coding sequence ATGAAAAATGCACAACTTGTTTCATCAGGAAAGTACAACGGTTCGGAAGCACCGCCCGTGTTCGAAATGAATGATTTTGAATTCAGGGAGAGGTGTGGAAGAATGAGATGGAACAAAGGGATGACCATTGCTGCTGCGGTGGTTGGAAGTATACTAATATTATGGTCGGGCAAAAGTGAACAACCACCTAGTGGCTGGGAACCCTTGCAGCTCGGCACCGAGAAGCCGACGATAGAGCAGGAACTCCCTGCTGTACTGTCGGCTAATTCGGTTCAGGGCAATACAGGAGCATCTTCTTCGGGAACCGAGGCAAGTGGGCTGCAGACTGGAAATGATGCAAAGGCAGATGAGTCTAAAGAGCTTGCGAGCGTTGGGGTTGAAGGTGATTCAGTTGCTCAAACTACAAGTCAGACGAATGATAATCCACCGGACACCTCGAATTCGATTGAACCAGTTACGCAGGGTACGAATTCTGATCCTTCGGTTACTTCGGAGACGGCATCAAGCAGTAATCCACCTGTAGTTCGTGAGGAAGCTGGCGACAATGGCAAGATTGATGTGAATACCGCTCCTGTCTCCAAGCTTATTGAGCTTCCCGGAATTGGGGAGAAGAAAGCTCAAGCTATTGTGGACTATCGGAATACACATGGTCCTTTTGCAAAAGTCAGTGATCTGACAAAGGTCAAAGGAATCGGGATGAAGATGCTGGAGAAGATGGCGCCGTATGTGCAGATCCGGTAA
- a CDS encoding phosphotransferase family protein, with amino-acid sequence MESTYKTRLTSEQLNAIIEQHFSAGIQDYKEMVDGWANHAYLITLSDAQRVVLKIAPSASTNLMRCEQDLMIAEVEALRLITELQDVPVPQVLAYDDSLTKASARYFIMEYMSGTPYNQVKDQYSAEEQETIEQQLGWYNRRINEIKGEKFGYFSEQKQRYSTWKEAFMNLMDDILTDGEEAGITFSIDYPELRRLIEEKSNVLDDVKEPVLVSWDLWDGNVLVDAGRITAIIDFERSLWADPLMEHYFSHFNYTPGFVKGYGHAITTESELKRRSLYDLYFDLVLRIECAYRQYDNQEHVNWTIHNLEEGIERFRSS; translated from the coding sequence ATGGAAAGTACATATAAAACAAGACTTACGTCAGAACAGTTGAATGCCATAATAGAGCAGCATTTCTCTGCAGGTATACAGGACTACAAGGAAATGGTGGATGGCTGGGCCAATCATGCATATCTCATTACACTGAGTGACGCACAGCGAGTGGTACTCAAGATTGCTCCATCGGCTTCGACAAATCTGATGCGCTGTGAGCAGGATCTCATGATTGCCGAGGTTGAGGCACTACGCCTCATTACGGAGCTACAGGATGTTCCCGTACCCCAAGTGCTGGCTTATGATGATTCGTTAACCAAGGCTTCAGCGCGTTATTTTATCATGGAGTACATGTCTGGAACACCCTATAATCAGGTCAAGGATCAGTATTCTGCGGAAGAGCAGGAGACCATTGAACAACAACTCGGTTGGTACAATCGTCGAATTAATGAAATCAAGGGTGAGAAGTTTGGATATTTCTCGGAGCAAAAACAGCGTTATTCCACATGGAAAGAAGCATTTATGAATTTGATGGATGACATTCTTACCGATGGTGAAGAAGCCGGAATTACATTTTCGATCGATTACCCTGAATTGAGACGCTTGATTGAAGAAAAATCAAATGTGCTGGATGATGTCAAAGAACCTGTGCTTGTGAGTTGGGATCTGTGGGATGGCAATGTTCTAGTAGACGCAGGTCGTATCACAGCGATTATTGATTTTGAACGTTCACTATGGGCAGATCCTCTGATGGAGCATTATTTCAGTCATTTTAACTATACGCCTGGTTTTGTGAAAGGGTATGGGCATGCGATTACGACTGAAAGTGAGCTGAAAAGAAGAAGCCTCTATGACTTGTACTTTGATCTGGTGCTACGCATTGAGTGCGCTTATCGTCAATATGATAATCAGGAACATGTGAATTGGACCATTCATAATCTGGAGGAAGGCATTGAGCGTTTTCGGTCATCCTGA
- the leuS gene encoding leucine--tRNA ligase — protein sequence MSENNQPKHGYQPQVMEKSWQQYWDANKTFKTGEDPAKPKFYALDMFPYPSGSGLHVGHPEGYTATDIVSRYKRMRGYNVLHPMGWDAFGLPAEQHALDTGEHPRDITFRNIDNFRRQIKSLGFSYDWDREISTTDPEYYKWTQWIFIQLYNKGLAYVDEVAVNWCEALGTVLANEEVIDGKSERGGHPVVRKPMRQWVLRITEYAERLLEDLEELDWSESIKDMQRNWIGKSTGAEVVFAIEGREEVIKVFTTRADTLFGASFAVLAPEHELVEVITTDDQREAIQSYQEQASRKSDLERTDLAKDKTGVFTGAYAINPVNGAKLPIWIADYVLAGYGTGAVMAVPGHDARDWEFAKQFGLDIIEVIQGGDVTQEAYSGDGAHVNSDFLNGLNNEEAVAKMIAWLEENGKGQGKVTYRLRDWLFSRQRYWGEPIPILHLEDGTMKTVPEDQLPLLLPDIDQIKPSGTGESPLANVTEWVNTVDPETGMKARRETNTMPQWAGSCWYYLRFIDPHNDKELISKEKQQQWLPVDLYIGGAEHAVLHLLYARFWHKVLYDLGVVETKEPFHKLVNQGMILGTNNEKMSKSRGNVINPDEIVNEFGADTLRLYEMFMGPLEATKPWNANGVEGMHRFLSRVWRLFINEDTGAINDKITVDGGTDEFKRTAHKTIKKVTEDLEHLRFNTSISQLMIFINDAYKADTLPREAMEKFVQLLSPLAPHMAEELWSRLGHEGGISYVAWPEYDESMTVDAEVEIVVQVNGKIVTRATIAKDLDAQGMQDFTMELAPVKQALEGKTIRKVIAVPGKLVNIVAG from the coding sequence ATGAGTGAGAATAACCAGCCGAAACACGGCTATCAGCCACAAGTTATGGAAAAAAGTTGGCAGCAATACTGGGATGCAAATAAAACGTTTAAAACGGGTGAGGACCCTGCTAAACCGAAATTTTATGCACTGGATATGTTCCCTTATCCATCCGGTTCAGGTCTGCACGTAGGCCACCCGGAAGGATATACGGCAACGGATATCGTTTCCCGTTACAAACGTATGCGCGGTTACAATGTATTGCACCCAATGGGTTGGGACGCTTTCGGTCTGCCTGCTGAGCAGCATGCACTGGATACAGGTGAACATCCACGAGATATTACATTCCGTAATATTGACAATTTCCGTCGCCAGATCAAATCGCTTGGTTTCTCCTATGACTGGGATCGTGAGATCAGCACAACGGACCCTGAATATTATAAATGGACACAATGGATCTTTATCCAGCTGTACAATAAAGGCCTGGCTTATGTGGATGAAGTTGCAGTTAACTGGTGTGAAGCCCTTGGAACGGTACTTGCTAATGAAGAAGTTATTGATGGCAAGAGTGAACGTGGTGGACATCCGGTTGTACGCAAACCGATGCGTCAATGGGTTCTGAGAATTACCGAGTATGCAGAGCGTCTGCTGGAAGACCTGGAAGAGCTGGATTGGTCTGAAAGCATCAAGGATATGCAGCGCAACTGGATCGGTAAATCGACAGGTGCGGAAGTTGTATTTGCCATTGAGGGTCGCGAGGAAGTCATCAAGGTGTTCACTACCCGTGCGGACACATTGTTCGGTGCGAGCTTTGCAGTACTTGCTCCTGAACATGAACTGGTAGAAGTAATTACAACCGATGACCAACGTGAAGCGATTCAGTCTTATCAGGAGCAGGCTTCTCGTAAAAGTGATCTGGAACGTACAGATTTGGCCAAAGACAAAACAGGTGTTTTCACTGGCGCTTATGCAATCAATCCCGTTAACGGTGCAAAACTGCCGATCTGGATTGCTGATTACGTTCTTGCAGGTTACGGTACAGGTGCGGTTATGGCTGTTCCGGGTCATGATGCACGTGACTGGGAATTTGCGAAGCAGTTTGGTCTGGATATCATCGAAGTTATTCAAGGTGGAGATGTTACACAAGAGGCTTATTCCGGTGATGGCGCGCATGTGAATTCCGATTTCTTGAACGGACTGAATAATGAAGAAGCGGTTGCCAAGATGATTGCTTGGTTGGAAGAGAACGGTAAAGGACAAGGGAAAGTAACCTATCGTCTGCGTGATTGGCTGTTCAGCCGTCAGCGTTACTGGGGTGAGCCAATCCCGATTCTGCATCTGGAAGACGGAACGATGAAGACCGTACCGGAGGATCAACTTCCACTGCTGCTGCCTGATATCGACCAGATCAAACCTTCGGGTACAGGAGAATCACCACTGGCGAATGTTACGGAGTGGGTGAATACGGTAGATCCGGAAACGGGAATGAAGGCACGTCGCGAGACCAACACCATGCCACAATGGGCGGGTAGCTGCTGGTATTACCTGCGCTTTATCGATCCGCACAATGACAAGGAACTGATCTCCAAGGAGAAACAGCAGCAGTGGCTGCCAGTTGATCTGTACATTGGCGGAGCAGAGCACGCGGTGCTTCACTTGCTGTACGCTCGTTTCTGGCACAAAGTGCTGTATGATCTGGGTGTTGTCGAGACCAAAGAACCTTTCCACAAGTTGGTGAACCAAGGTATGATCCTGGGTACCAATAATGAGAAAATGAGTAAATCCCGTGGTAATGTCATTAACCCGGATGAAATCGTGAATGAATTCGGTGCAGATACATTGCGTCTGTACGAGATGTTCATGGGACCATTGGAAGCGACAAAACCGTGGAATGCAAACGGGGTTGAAGGCATGCACCGCTTCCTGTCACGTGTATGGCGTCTCTTCATTAACGAAGACACAGGAGCCATCAATGACAAGATTACGGTGGACGGTGGAACGGATGAGTTCAAACGGACTGCTCACAAAACGATTAAAAAAGTTACGGAAGATCTGGAACATCTGCGCTTCAACACATCCATCAGCCAGCTGATGATTTTCATCAACGATGCATACAAAGCGGACACACTGCCTCGTGAAGCGATGGAGAAATTTGTGCAGCTGTTGTCACCACTGGCACCGCATATGGCAGAGGAACTGTGGAGCCGTTTGGGTCATGAAGGTGGAATCTCTTACGTGGCTTGGCCTGAATATGATGAGTCCATGACAGTGGATGCGGAAGTAGAAATCGTTGTTCAGGTAAACGGTAAAATCGTAACTCGTGCTACAATCGCGAAGGATCTGGATGCACAGGGTATGCAGGACTTCACGATGGAGCTGGCACCTGTTAAGCAGGCACTGGAAGGCAAGACCATTCGCAAGGTCATTGCCGTTCCAGGCAAACTCGTTAATATTGTTGCCGGTTAA
- the rsfS gene encoding ribosome silencing factor: protein MTVSSKELMNMAVAAADDKKASNIVALDLINVSLVADYFVICHGNSDTQVQAIATEIRKQAHAAGATIKGIEGMDSARWVLMDMGDVVVHIFHRDEREYYNIERLWSDAKVVETV, encoded by the coding sequence ATGACAGTATCATCGAAAGAACTTATGAATATGGCGGTTGCTGCCGCTGACGACAAAAAGGCATCCAACATTGTAGCGTTGGATCTGATTAATGTTTCTCTGGTGGCGGATTATTTTGTTATTTGTCACGGGAATTCCGATACACAGGTACAAGCCATTGCCACTGAGATTCGCAAACAGGCTCATGCAGCCGGAGCGACGATCAAAGGTATCGAAGGTATGGATTCCGCACGTTGGGTACTGATGGACATGGGCGACGTTGTTGTTCATATCTTCCACCGCGACGAGCGTGAATACTACAATATTGAGCGTCTATGGTCTGATGCCAAAGTGGTGGAAACTGTATGA
- a CDS encoding S1 RNA-binding domain-containing protein: MSLIAGTVVSLPVSREVSPFGFFLTTGSEDVLLHYTELTRDIKIGETLEVFVFFDTEDRLAVTMKKPYLMLGEMARLVVADVHPRLGCFLEMGLGRQLLLPIRELPELEELRPKVGDEVFVIMEHDKQGRLRAKLAGERELSPLAFHAPTSWLNEWVEATVYKPLQMGTFVLVEGGVLGFGAIGMIHSSERSHMLRLGEKVKCRVTLVREDGRVNLAMTQLKQVGRNEDADKLLAFMKERPMGGMPYSDATPPDIIKQRFGISKSAFKRALGKLMKDGLVVQKESWTYLSESAPADQSENK; encoded by the coding sequence ATGAGTTTGATTGCTGGAACAGTCGTCTCTTTGCCGGTTTCACGTGAAGTGTCTCCGTTTGGCTTCTTTTTGACGACAGGATCGGAAGATGTACTGCTTCACTACACCGAGTTAACGCGGGATATTAAGATTGGCGAGACGCTTGAAGTATTTGTATTCTTTGATACGGAAGATCGTCTGGCCGTAACGATGAAAAAGCCTTATCTCATGCTCGGCGAAATGGCACGACTGGTTGTGGCTGATGTTCACCCAAGACTGGGTTGTTTCCTGGAAATGGGACTTGGACGGCAATTGCTGCTTCCTATTCGTGAATTGCCTGAACTGGAGGAACTGCGTCCTAAAGTGGGGGATGAAGTCTTTGTAATCATGGAACATGATAAGCAAGGACGTCTGCGTGCCAAATTGGCCGGGGAACGTGAACTTTCACCATTGGCTTTCCATGCGCCAACTTCATGGTTAAACGAGTGGGTTGAAGCGACGGTATACAAACCACTGCAGATGGGTACTTTTGTACTTGTAGAGGGCGGTGTACTGGGCTTTGGCGCGATTGGTATGATTCATTCATCCGAACGCAGTCATATGCTGCGCCTTGGTGAAAAAGTGAAATGTCGAGTGACACTGGTACGTGAAGACGGACGTGTGAATCTGGCCATGACTCAACTCAAACAAGTTGGACGTAACGAAGATGCAGACAAGCTGCTCGCTTTCATGAAAGAACGCCCTATGGGTGGCATGCCATACTCGGATGCAACTCCGCCGGATATCATCAAGCAGCGCTTTGGCATCAGTAAATCTGCTTTCAAGCGTGCCTTGGGCAAATTGATGAAGGACGGACTGGTGGTCCAAAAGGAAAGCTGGACGTATCTGTCCGAATCTGCTCCTGCGGATCAAAGTGAAAACAAATAA
- the yqeK gene encoding bis(5'-nucleosyl)-tetraphosphatase (symmetrical) YqeK, giving the protein MALSRDELIQAVSGQMPEKRWKHTLGVMESSVMLAEKYGADPVKADLAAILHDVAKYWPVAEMEAVIRDNGLNQELLQHDKQLWHSEVGAFVAERDYGVEDSEVINAIRWHTSGRVGMSLLDKVVCLADYIEPGRDFPGVDHIREQAERSLEEGLIAGFDSTISLLISQRRVIYPLTMLSRNDLIAQL; this is encoded by the coding sequence ATGGCACTAAGCCGTGATGAACTGATTCAAGCCGTATCCGGACAAATGCCGGAAAAACGCTGGAAGCATACACTGGGTGTAATGGAATCGTCAGTGATGTTGGCTGAAAAATACGGTGCTGATCCTGTGAAAGCAGATCTGGCAGCGATATTGCATGATGTGGCGAAGTACTGGCCCGTAGCGGAGATGGAAGCGGTCATCCGTGATAACGGATTAAACCAGGAACTTCTGCAGCATGACAAACAGCTCTGGCATTCCGAAGTCGGTGCTTTTGTAGCCGAGCGTGATTACGGTGTAGAGGATTCCGAAGTTATTAATGCCATCCGGTGGCATACCTCGGGTCGGGTAGGCATGAGCCTGCTGGACAAAGTGGTATGTCTTGCCGATTACATTGAACCGGGACGAGATTTCCCGGGAGTGGATCACATTCGCGAACAGGCTGAACGTAGTCTGGAGGAAGGTTTAATTGCCGGATTCGATTCGACGATCAGCTTGCTGATCTCGCAAAGACGTGTCATTTATCCTTTGACCATGCTGTCGCGGAATGACTTAATTGCACAATTATAG